The Suncus etruscus isolate mSunEtr1 chromosome 14, mSunEtr1.pri.cur, whole genome shotgun sequence genome contains a region encoding:
- the GNG8 gene encoding guanine nucleotide-binding protein G(I)/G(S)/G(O) subunit gamma-8: MSNNMAKIAEARKTVEQLKLEVNIDRMKVSQAAAELLAFCESHAKDDPLVTPVPAAENPFRDKRLFCVLL; encoded by the exons ATGTCCAACAACATGGCCAAGATCGCGGAGGCGCGCAAGACGGTGGAACAGTTGAAGCTGGAGGTGAACATCGACCGCATGAAG GTGTCGCAGGCTGCAGCCGAGCTCCTGGCCTTCTGCGAGTCGCACGCCAAGGATGACCCGCTGGTGACGCCGGTTCCGGCCGCTGAGAATCCTTTCCGTGACAAGCGTCTCTTCTGTGTCCTGCTCTGA